A single region of the Bacteroides intestinalis DSM 17393 genome encodes:
- a CDS encoding ComEC/Rec2 family competence protein — MPLTGGIICGDAYFFHQRAELSLNIPEETSYLFSTFSPVWICLAGFLLLFFAYFLSGKYRIHWLYGLSVFLCCFGLGAGISGERLHRVVFPFSGDAAVYQAVISEQPEMKEKSLLCRVQLEGRVEKGAVQRSDREHTFLFYFPKDSTTASLSRGDRLWVRTRLTPPVNNGNPDEFDYIRYLVRKGGTGTAYIPAGHWRIVGHDASRTLRQIVSDYQEKMLGIYRHLGFQGDNLAVLSALTVGDKENLSEDIRETYSITGASHVLALSGLHIGFLYALLFFLLSLIWKRWSYFKPFGLFLIILFLWGFAFLTGLSSSVVRSVIMFSLLAISSLQPEKPLTLNTLAATAFLMLLYNPLWLFDVGFQLSFVAVASILLIQPKLYNLLSVRYRIPRYIWGLLTVSIAAQIGTAPLVILYFSRFSTHFLLTNLWVIPMVTLILYSAVFMLILTPFPFLQQGFASVVNILLSSQNNVLRRIEQFPMSSIDGLWTECWEIMLFYIFLLSLFRNFSVRTSRSIYFSLCCLLLLTTYHTVLVSSPVPQCCIAFYNVRNCPAVHCLAANGKSWLACADSLPDVSRLYRALSPNWNHQRLSTPEVLTGDYATSGLAFHNHIVSYAGKRICLLHDARWRNKISSHPLTIDYLYISKGYKGRIEELTTLFRIRTVILDTSLSDYHSDILREDCSRLAIPCISLKERGALCIPL; from the coding sequence ATGCCGTTGACAGGTGGTATTATATGCGGAGATGCATACTTCTTCCATCAGCGTGCAGAGCTTTCCTTAAATATTCCCGAAGAGACGTCTTATTTGTTTTCCACGTTTTCTCCTGTATGGATTTGTTTGGCAGGTTTCCTTTTACTCTTTTTCGCTTATTTTCTTTCCGGTAAATATCGAATTCATTGGTTGTATGGTCTTTCTGTATTTCTTTGTTGCTTCGGTTTAGGTGCCGGCATATCAGGGGAGCGTTTGCATCGTGTGGTTTTTCCTTTTTCAGGTGATGCAGCGGTCTACCAGGCAGTTATCAGTGAACAACCGGAAATGAAGGAAAAAAGTCTTTTATGTCGGGTTCAGTTAGAAGGGAGAGTGGAAAAAGGGGCTGTGCAGAGAAGTGATCGTGAGCATACTTTCTTATTCTATTTCCCGAAAGATTCTACTACTGCTTCATTGAGCCGGGGAGATAGATTGTGGGTGCGCACCCGACTTACTCCCCCGGTTAATAATGGCAATCCTGATGAATTCGATTATATACGTTATCTTGTCCGTAAAGGTGGTACTGGTACGGCTTATATCCCTGCCGGACATTGGCGGATAGTGGGGCATGATGCTTCTCGTACTCTCCGTCAGATAGTTTCGGATTATCAGGAAAAAATGTTGGGAATCTATCGTCATTTAGGCTTTCAGGGAGATAATCTGGCTGTACTTTCCGCTCTCACGGTTGGCGACAAAGAAAACCTGAGTGAAGACATCCGGGAGACTTATTCAATAACAGGTGCCAGTCATGTGCTGGCTCTTTCGGGGCTTCATATCGGTTTTTTGTATGCTTTACTCTTTTTTCTTTTGTCTCTTATTTGGAAGCGGTGGAGTTACTTTAAGCCTTTCGGGCTTTTTCTGATTATTCTTTTTTTATGGGGATTTGCCTTCCTAACGGGACTGTCTTCTTCTGTAGTACGTTCTGTTATCATGTTTTCTTTATTAGCGATATCCAGTCTGCAACCGGAGAAACCGTTAACACTGAATACTCTGGCTGCTACTGCTTTTCTGATGCTGCTTTATAATCCGCTTTGGCTGTTTGATGTCGGTTTTCAATTATCTTTTGTTGCAGTAGCTTCTATCTTACTCATTCAACCCAAACTTTATAATTTACTTTCCGTACGATATCGTATTCCTCGTTACATTTGGGGCCTGTTGACAGTTTCTATTGCTGCGCAAATTGGTACGGCTCCTTTGGTTATTCTTTATTTCTCCCGTTTCTCAACTCATTTTCTGCTAACGAACTTGTGGGTAATTCCTATGGTAACGTTGATTTTATATTCTGCTGTTTTTATGCTTATTCTGACTCCTTTCCCTTTTCTGCAGCAAGGATTTGCATCTGTTGTCAATATATTACTAAGTAGCCAGAATAATGTTCTACGCCGTATAGAACAATTTCCCATGTCTTCCATTGATGGACTCTGGACGGAATGTTGGGAAATAATGTTGTTTTATATTTTTCTTTTGTCTCTGTTCAGGAATTTTTCTGTTCGTACCTCCCGTAGTATCTATTTTTCTTTGTGTTGTTTGCTTCTTCTTACTACTTATCATACAGTTTTGGTTAGTTCGCCTGTACCTCAGTGCTGTATTGCCTTTTATAACGTGCGTAACTGTCCTGCTGTCCATTGCCTTGCCGCTAATGGGAAGTCCTGGTTGGCCTGTGCCGATAGCTTGCCGGATGTATCCCGTTTGTATCGTGCGCTTTCTCCGAACTGGAATCATCAGCGTCTTTCCACTCCCGAAGTATTGACCGGTGATTATGCTACCTCCGGTTTGGCTTTCCATAACCATATTGTTTCTTATGCCGGCAAGCGAATTTGTTTGCTTCACGATGCCCGCTGGCGGAATAAAATTTCGAGTCATCCTTTAACTATTGATTATCTGTATATTTCTAAAGGTTATAAAGGACGCATCGAAGAACTAACTACCTTGTTCCGTATTCGGACTGTTATTCTGGATACTTCCCTTTCTGATTATCACAGTGACATTCTTAGAGAGGATTGCTCCCGTTTGGCTATTCCTTGTATTTCTTTGAAAGAGAGGGGAGCGCTTTGTATTCCTCTGTAA
- a CDS encoding efflux RND transporter periplasmic adaptor subunit gives MIKTQNYRLLLCLALFVLAACSGAKKEEAADEGVATVLPDEKNEVTVMTLKRQTFNHELVSNGKVVAGGMADLRFESSGIVAQIYVKNGDRVHKGQKLAELDKFRLKNKTAQTKDALEKAKLELQDVLIGQGYAADDTAKVPDDIMQLARVKSGYDQTLSQYELAKYEEEHATLVAPFDGVVANLFSKPYNAANTSDTFCSIIGTQGMEADFTVLESELPLIKSGDKVVVTPYADPAAKYEGRISEINPLVDDKGMVKVKAVVSGQGKLFNGMNIRVNVHRSLGEQLVIPKSSVVLRSGKQVVFTLKDNKAKWNYVQTVLENSENYTIVEDEVHEGDVVIVTGNVNLAHEAPVIIKN, from the coding sequence ATGATAAAGACACAGAACTATCGGCTTTTGCTCTGCCTGGCACTATTTGTACTGGCAGCATGCTCCGGTGCAAAAAAAGAAGAAGCTGCTGACGAAGGAGTGGCAACCGTGCTACCGGATGAGAAAAATGAAGTGACCGTGATGACCTTAAAACGGCAAACCTTCAACCATGAACTGGTAAGCAACGGTAAGGTAGTAGCTGGAGGAATGGCAGATTTGCGTTTTGAAAGTTCGGGGATCGTGGCACAGATTTATGTGAAAAACGGTGACCGGGTACATAAAGGACAAAAACTGGCGGAACTGGATAAATTCCGTTTGAAGAATAAGACCGCCCAAACCAAGGATGCTTTGGAGAAAGCGAAATTAGAATTGCAGGATGTATTGATCGGTCAGGGTTATGCGGCAGATGATACAGCCAAGGTGCCCGACGATATTATGCAGTTGGCAAGAGTGAAGAGCGGTTATGATCAAACCCTTTCCCAATATGAACTGGCTAAATATGAAGAAGAGCATGCTACGTTGGTTGCTCCTTTCGATGGAGTGGTGGCCAATCTCTTTTCTAAGCCATACAATGCAGCAAACACTTCCGATACTTTCTGTTCCATTATCGGCACACAGGGCATGGAGGCGGATTTTACTGTATTGGAGAGTGAACTTCCCCTTATTAAGAGTGGAGATAAAGTCGTTGTGACTCCTTATGCCGATCCTGCTGCAAAATATGAGGGGCGTATTTCAGAAATCAATCCCCTGGTGGACGACAAGGGTATGGTAAAGGTGAAAGCCGTTGTCAGCGGACAGGGCAAACTGTTTAATGGCATGAATATTCGGGTGAATGTGCACCGTTCGCTTGGCGAACAGTTGGTCATTCCTAAGAGTTCCGTGGTGCTGCGTTCCGGTAAGCAAGTGGTCTTCACGTTGAAAGATAATAAAGCCAAATGGAATTACGTACAGACAGTATTGGAGAATTCAGAGAATTATACCATTGTGGAGGATGAAGTGCATGAAGGAGACGTGGTGATTGTGACGGGTAATGTAAACCTGGCTCATGAGGCACCGGTGATAATTAAAAATTAA
- a CDS encoding efflux RND transporter permease subunit → MVKFLVHRPIAVLMAFTACFIVGLVTYFTLPVSLLPDIAIPEITVQISAQNTSARELENTVVKPLRQQLIQVARLKDMDSEARDGAGLIRLSFDFGTNTDLAFIEVNEKIDAAMNYLPKDTERPKVVKASATDIPVFYLNLTLKNDSAYGQTDERAFLDLCEFAENVIKRRIEQLTEVAMVDVTGLVERQLQIVPDKNKLAVLGLSIQDVETALAQNNVEPGSMIVRDGYYEYNIKFSTLLRTEDDVKNILINKEGRIIRLEEFCEIGVVSVKEKGISMSNGKRAVTLAIIKQADENMDDMKEAIGGTMDYFQSVYPDIEFSVSRNQTELLDYTISNLQQNLSLGFLFICIVAVLFLGDVKSPFIIGLSMVVSIVICFLFFYLFKMSLNIISLSGLILALGMMIDSSIIVTENISQYRERGYSLRRACIAGTSEVITPMLSSSLTTIAVFVPLIFMSGIAGAIFYDQAFSVTVGLMVSYFTGIMLLPVLYMLVYRTGLRKSWFSRIRINNPIKDHTLDRFYDAGVDFIFAHKTASVLFCIISIPLCVFMFYFIGKERMPEIDQNELIARVEWNENIHVDENRHRVNVLFETLREGTVEQTAAIGQQDYLLNREQALSSSEAELYFKTKDPSEIAFLQEKVYHLLKSEYPLAVVSFSPPETVFEKLFVTGEADIVAELYSRNKEKVPTADELRGLENEFITRTGYAPTGIAFENQLNIRINKEKLLLYNVSYDELYRVLKTAFKENSVATLHSYQQYLPISIVGEEQTVNTILQETLVRTRADKDGVEYLPLRELVSVVTAEDLKAITAGRNGEYVPFRFYEVQKAEPLMRQVKEVADATGDWDTAFSGSFFSNRKMLDELVVILFISILLMYFILAAQFESFVQPLVVLLEIPIDVAFALVLLWICGHTLNLMSAIGLIVTCGIIINDSILKLDAINELRKTGIPLLEAIHEAGRRRLRPIIMTSLTTIFAMVPLLFSFDMGSELQKPLSIAMIGAMFIGTLVSLFIIPLIYWFIYRNKKA, encoded by the coding sequence ATGGTTAAGTTTCTGGTACATCGGCCCATTGCCGTATTAATGGCGTTTACCGCGTGTTTTATTGTCGGTCTGGTGACGTATTTCACGTTGCCGGTATCTTTGTTGCCGGACATTGCCATTCCGGAGATTACAGTACAAATCTCGGCACAGAATACTTCAGCCCGTGAGTTGGAGAATACTGTGGTAAAACCGTTGCGGCAACAGTTGATTCAAGTGGCACGCCTGAAAGACATGGACAGCGAAGCGCGGGATGGGGCAGGGCTTATCCGCCTGAGTTTTGATTTTGGCACGAATACCGACCTGGCTTTTATAGAGGTGAACGAGAAGATCGATGCTGCCATGAACTACCTGCCTAAGGATACTGAACGCCCTAAAGTAGTGAAGGCAAGCGCTACTGATATTCCGGTATTTTACCTTAACCTCACTTTAAAGAATGACAGTGCTTACGGGCAAACCGACGAACGGGCATTTCTTGATTTATGTGAGTTTGCCGAAAATGTTATTAAACGCCGTATTGAGCAACTGACAGAAGTGGCAATGGTGGATGTCACCGGCTTGGTGGAACGGCAACTACAGATTGTACCGGATAAAAATAAACTTGCAGTTCTGGGACTCTCCATTCAGGATGTGGAAACAGCGCTTGCGCAGAATAATGTGGAACCGGGCAGCATGATCGTGCGCGACGGATATTACGAATACAATATCAAATTCTCTACTTTGCTGCGCACGGAAGATGATGTGAAAAATATCCTTATTAATAAAGAAGGCCGTATTATCCGCCTGGAGGAATTTTGTGAGATCGGCGTTGTTTCCGTCAAGGAGAAAGGGATCTCCATGAGCAATGGTAAGCGGGCAGTGACACTGGCCATCATCAAGCAGGCGGACGAGAATATGGATGACATGAAGGAGGCTATCGGCGGCACTATGGACTATTTTCAGAGTGTATATCCGGATATCGAGTTCAGTGTCAGTCGCAACCAGACGGAATTGCTGGATTATACCATCTCCAATTTGCAACAGAACCTTTCGCTGGGCTTCCTCTTTATCTGCATTGTAGCTGTCCTTTTTCTGGGGGATGTTAAATCACCGTTCATCATCGGATTGAGTATGGTGGTTTCCATTGTTATCTGTTTCCTCTTCTTTTATCTGTTCAAGATGTCCCTGAATATCATATCCCTTTCCGGACTGATTCTGGCATTGGGTATGATGATTGACAGTTCCATTATTGTAACTGAGAATATCTCGCAATACCGGGAGCGGGGGTATTCGCTGAGGCGTGCATGTATTGCGGGTACCAGTGAGGTGATTACGCCTATGCTCAGCTCCTCATTGACTACGATAGCGGTATTCGTGCCGTTGATTTTCATGAGTGGTATTGCCGGTGCTATCTTCTATGATCAGGCTTTTTCTGTAACAGTGGGGCTGATGGTATCTTATTTTACAGGTATCATGCTGTTGCCGGTGCTCTATATGCTGGTATACCGCACAGGGCTGCGTAAGTCATGGTTCTCGCGTATCCGTATCAATAATCCTATAAAGGATCATACGCTCGACCGTTTTTACGATGCAGGAGTCGATTTTATATTTGCCCATAAAACGGCAAGTGTGCTATTCTGTATCATTTCTATTCCCTTGTGCGTATTTATGTTCTATTTCATAGGTAAGGAACGTATGCCGGAAATAGATCAGAATGAGCTGATTGCCCGTGTGGAATGGAATGAGAATATCCATGTGGACGAAAACCGCCACAGGGTAAATGTTTTATTTGAGACATTGAGAGAAGGGACAGTGGAGCAAACCGCCGCTATCGGACAACAAGATTATCTTTTAAATCGGGAACAGGCTCTTTCCTCTTCGGAAGCCGAGCTTTACTTTAAGACAAAAGACCCCTCGGAAATAGCTTTTTTACAAGAAAAAGTCTATCACTTGCTCAAGTCAGAGTATCCATTGGCTGTTGTCTCTTTTTCGCCTCCTGAAACAGTGTTTGAGAAACTGTTTGTGACGGGAGAAGCAGATATTGTGGCTGAACTCTATTCCCGCAATAAGGAAAAAGTGCCGACTGCTGATGAATTGCGTGGTCTGGAGAATGAATTTATAACTCGCACGGGATATGCTCCTACAGGTATTGCTTTTGAAAATCAGTTGAATATCCGCATTAATAAGGAAAAACTATTACTGTATAATGTTTCGTATGATGAGCTGTATCGTGTGCTGAAGACTGCTTTCAAAGAGAACAGTGTGGCGACTCTTCACTCTTATCAGCAATATCTGCCGATCAGTATTGTAGGAGAGGAGCAGACTGTGAACACTATTTTGCAAGAGACACTGGTGCGGACACGGGCGGACAAGGACGGTGTTGAATATCTGCCTTTGCGTGAACTGGTATCGGTGGTGACGGCGGAAGACTTGAAAGCCATAACTGCAGGACGTAACGGAGAGTATGTTCCTTTCCGCTTCTACGAGGTGCAAAAAGCAGAACCACTGATGCGGCAAGTGAAAGAAGTTGCGGATGCTACCGGAGATTGGGATACAGCTTTCTCAGGAAGTTTCTTCTCCAATCGCAAGATGTTGGATGAACTGGTAGTCATTCTGTTTATTTCCATTCTGTTAATGTATTTTATTCTGGCGGCACAGTTCGAGAGTTTTGTGCAACCGCTTGTCGTACTGCTTGAAATACCGATAGACGTAGCATTTGCCCTGGTACTGCTGTGGATATGCGGACATACGCTGAATCTGATGTCTGCTATCGGCTTAATCGTAACGTGCGGTATCATTATCAATGACTCTATCTTGAAACTTGATGCGATCAATGAATTGCGTAAGACGGGGATACCACTTCTGGAAGCTATCCATGAGGCGGGAAGGCGCAGGTTGCGTCCCATCATTATGACTTCGCTGACTACCATCTTTGCTATGGTGCCGTTGTTATTCTCTTTCGATATGGGATCGGAATTGCAGAAACCGCTTTCTATTGCTATGATTGGGGCGATGTTTATCGGTACACTGGTCAGTCTGTTCATTATTCCTTTGATATATTGGTTTATTTACCGGAACAAAAAAGCTTGA
- a CDS encoding ribosomal maturation YjgA family protein — protein MNTKNTTFIGSRWFYAICFIGLFIVETLIALFVRDAFIRPYMGDVLVVILIYCFARIFITEPLRGLPLWIFLFACCIEAFQYFQIITVLGLQDCTLAKVVLGTSFSWWDIVCYAVGCVPLFFIKK, from the coding sequence ATGAATACTAAGAATACTACATTTATTGGAAGCCGTTGGTTTTATGCCATCTGTTTTATCGGACTGTTTATTGTTGAAACGCTAATAGCTCTTTTTGTCCGCGATGCCTTTATACGTCCCTATATGGGTGATGTATTGGTAGTGATACTGATATACTGTTTTGCGCGTATATTTATCACTGAACCTTTGCGCGGACTACCGTTATGGATATTCCTGTTTGCTTGTTGCATTGAAGCGTTCCAGTACTTTCAGATTATTACTGTGTTGGGATTACAAGATTGTACGTTAGCAAAGGTCGTATTAGGTACGTCATTTTCGTGGTGGGATATTGTTTGTTATGCAGTGGGGTGTGTGCCTCTGTTTTTTATAAAGAAGTAG
- a CDS encoding DUF4934 domain-containing protein: protein MRKGWLYATGLVCLMAACTGTPQSSADGLCSIDVAGAMEKPAELKLSELGSDVRYVLLETTDSCLIGGNPNILLLDKQIAVVSGKNCFLFDKETGKFLTKVGHVGEDPEAYSGPAPTYNDVDGLLYFMRRPATLQKYDMQGKYRGKLTIPTPPASPGDFCFTDSLVIGHYNNLAMGYNARSLLFFNEAGEQVDTVPSLFPVLPEKGVQDIASISVIKQGNAAIVLSNFKDGENSASITGIPFLWKSDGEVRFKESFNDTIYTVERNGLVPYIAFATGKWHWGAEARTDSKDNENRLLVGCIFETKDNVFFQCIQGLYSDPKTFNGIYDRKAKTTRMYAEADGITDDLNGFMAFRPKACSMKGEYGMIIDSGTVLEWLEENPEAAENDKLSVLKELTDDSNPIVAITVPK from the coding sequence ATGAGAAAAGGATGGTTATACGCCACAGGTCTGGTTTGTCTGATGGCTGCTTGTACCGGTACTCCGCAATCCTCTGCAGATGGATTATGCTCGATTGATGTGGCAGGTGCTATGGAAAAGCCTGCCGAGTTGAAACTTTCGGAATTGGGAAGCGATGTGCGTTATGTTTTGTTGGAAACCACTGATTCATGCCTGATAGGTGGGAATCCGAATATTCTGTTGCTGGATAAACAGATTGCGGTTGTCTCAGGAAAAAACTGTTTCTTGTTTGATAAGGAAACAGGCAAGTTCTTAACTAAGGTTGGTCATGTGGGAGAAGATCCGGAAGCATATTCAGGACCGGCACCTACGTATAATGATGTGGACGGACTGCTTTACTTTATGCGTCGCCCTGCTACTTTGCAAAAATATGATATGCAGGGAAAGTATCGCGGTAAACTGACTATTCCTACCCCTCCGGCCTCACCGGGAGATTTTTGTTTTACAGATTCATTGGTGATCGGACATTATAATAATCTGGCTATGGGATACAATGCCCGTTCATTATTGTTTTTCAACGAAGCGGGCGAACAGGTAGATACGGTTCCCAGTCTATTTCCGGTATTGCCGGAAAAGGGCGTGCAGGATATTGCCAGCATCAGTGTGATCAAGCAAGGCAATGCGGCTATTGTTTTGAGTAACTTTAAAGATGGGGAAAATTCGGCAAGTATTACAGGTATTCCTTTCTTATGGAAGAGTGATGGAGAAGTACGGTTTAAAGAGAGTTTTAACGATACGATCTATACTGTGGAGAGGAATGGTCTGGTTCCTTATATTGCATTCGCTACCGGTAAATGGCATTGGGGAGCAGAGGCGCGTACCGATTCTAAAGATAACGAAAATCGCTTGTTGGTAGGCTGTATCTTTGAAACAAAAGACAATGTCTTCTTCCAGTGTATTCAGGGACTATATTCAGATCCCAAGACATTCAATGGCATTTATGACCGGAAAGCAAAGACCACCCGTATGTATGCCGAAGCAGATGGCATAACGGATGACTTGAACGGATTTATGGCTTTTCGTCCTAAAGCATGTAGTATGAAGGGAGAATATGGAATGATTATAGACTCCGGAACTGTACTGGAATGGCTGGAAGAAAATCCCGAAGCTGCGGAAAATGACAAGCTCTCAGTATTGAAAGAATTGACGGATGATTCTAATCCGATAGTAGCTATTACAGTACCCAAATAA
- a CDS encoding TolC family protein — translation MKKLSLIILFGLSLILPAIAQQQITLDLQRTITMANDSSLEAFRTKNMYLSGYWAYRTYKANRLPSLTLNMTPAQYNRDITKRYDSEQDLDIYRSQQSFYAYGNLAIKQNFDLTGGTFYLDTELGYMRSFGSNSYTQYTSVPIRVGYSQSLVGYNPFRWERKIEPLKYEKVKKEYIYNAEQVSEQATTYFFELAMAQAEYDLAKENVASSDTLYRIGMQRLKIASISRADLLTLKLDVVNARNTLQNAESSLKRAMFSLASFLNLEKNTEIRLVLPSRPGELTIPVDAALDAARTNNPNFLGLRQDVLEAEQNVDKTRKESRFNASINASVGFNQVAEKFGEAYNRPMQQEMVSVSVSIPLVDWGVRKGKYNMARNNLNVIKTSSRQSEISIEEEVIMTVSDFNVQQDLVASAEEALDLSILAYNETRQRFIIGKADISSLTLSLNRQQEAQRNYISALKNYWLNYYKIRKLTLHDFASGFSLSDKFDYSH, via the coding sequence ATGAAGAAACTTAGTTTGATAATTCTATTCGGACTTTCTCTGATACTTCCTGCCATTGCGCAGCAGCAGATAACGCTGGATTTGCAACGAACCATTACCATGGCAAACGACAGTTCGCTGGAAGCTTTCCGTACCAAAAATATGTATCTGTCCGGCTATTGGGCGTACCGCACTTATAAGGCAAACCGTTTGCCGAGCTTGACTCTGAATATGACCCCTGCACAATACAACCGTGATATTACAAAACGTTATGACTCTGAGCAAGACTTGGATATTTACCGTAGTCAACAATCTTTCTATGCATACGGTAATCTAGCCATCAAACAAAATTTTGACTTGACCGGCGGTACGTTCTATCTGGATACGGAGTTGGGGTATATGCGCAGCTTTGGTTCTAATAGTTACACCCAGTATACCAGTGTCCCGATACGTGTAGGTTATTCACAAAGTCTGGTAGGCTATAATCCTTTCCGTTGGGAACGGAAAATAGAACCACTGAAATATGAAAAGGTAAAGAAAGAGTATATCTATAATGCCGAACAGGTGTCCGAACAAGCCACTACCTACTTCTTTGAACTGGCTATGGCGCAAGCTGAATATGATCTGGCAAAAGAAAATGTTGCTTCTTCCGATACGCTTTATCGCATCGGTATGCAACGCCTGAAGATAGCCTCTATCAGTCGTGCAGACCTTCTGACACTGAAGCTGGACGTTGTGAACGCCCGCAATACTTTGCAAAATGCAGAGAGTTCATTGAAGCGTGCCATGTTCTCATTGGCTTCTTTCCTTAATTTGGAAAAGAATACAGAAATACGGCTTGTCCTTCCCAGCCGTCCCGGAGAACTGACTATTCCGGTAGATGCTGCTTTGGATGCTGCGCGTACAAACAATCCCAATTTCCTGGGTTTGCGTCAGGATGTATTGGAGGCTGAACAGAATGTGGACAAGACTAGAAAAGAGTCCCGCTTCAATGCCAGTATCAATGCCAGTGTCGGTTTCAATCAGGTGGCAGAGAAGTTTGGCGAAGCCTACAATCGACCCATGCAACAGGAGATGGTTTCTGTCAGCGTTTCTATCCCTTTAGTGGACTGGGGAGTGCGTAAAGGCAAATACAATATGGCTCGCAATAACCTGAATGTGATAAAGACCTCTTCCCGCCAGAGCGAGATCAGTATTGAAGAAGAAGTCATTATGACCGTGAGCGATTTCAATGTCCAGCAAGATCTGGTGGCAAGTGCCGAGGAAGCCCTCGATCTCTCTATCCTGGCATATAATGAAACCCGCCAGCGTTTCATCATCGGCAAAGCCGACATCAGCAGCCTTACCCTGTCATTGAACCGTCAGCAAGAGGCCCAGCGCAACTATATATCGGCTCTGAAGAACTATTGGCTGAACTACTACAAAATCCGCAAACTGACCTTGCATGATTTTGCCAGTGGCTTCTCCCTTTCCGATAAATTCGACTATTCCCATTAA